The Megachile rotundata isolate GNS110a chromosome 4, iyMegRotu1, whole genome shotgun sequence region ATGTTTGAACAACAAATCAAAAGCGAACCCATGGGGTTCTATTCTGTTGCGTCGAGCCGCTCGGATGGTTCCAATTCTATGGTTAATTTATCGGACGATCGCGAAGACCTATCACAACAAGAGGATCATCTTCAATCCCAGCAGCAAGCGACGCTACAATTAAGCCAGCAACAGGGTCAACAACAAACACAACAGAGCCAACAGACGCAACAGAGTCAACAGCAGCAGAGTCAGACGGTGCAACAAGAAGTTCCAAGCCGCCAATCGACAGGTCAACAAACGGTTAAAGAAGGTTCCCGGTCAAAACCGCAACCTTGTAAGGTATGCGGCAAGGTGCTATCCTCTGCTTCGTCGTACTATGTACATATGAAACTTCACTCGGGCAACAAACCATATCATTGTACCGTATGCGAGGCAAGTTTTTGTCGGAAGCCATATTTGGAAGTGCACATGAGGACGCACACAGGAGAAAGACCTTTCCAGTGTGAGCTGTGCTTGAAAAGGTTTACTCAGAAGAGTAGTCTTAATACTCACAAACGGGTACATACAGGAGAAAGACCTTATGCCTGCGATATTTGTCAGAAACGTTTTGCGGTGAAAAGTTATGTGACAGCTCACCGTTGGAGCCACGTAGCAGAAAAGCCTTTGGTGTGCGACAGATGTTCGCTCACCTTCACGTCCAAGAGTCAATTCGCAATACACATCCGTACCCACACAGCAAGTACCACGTACGAGTGCAACATTTGTGGTCGTACATTTGTACGTGACAGTTATCTTATACGGCATCAGAATCGAGTACACCGTGATATGAATCAAAGCAGTACAAATCACAATCCACCTACGCCACAGAGTACAGGCGATGGGACACCAGGTACAGACTTCGAGAGTCCAGTTTGTGATTTACGCTACAGCGAAGGACCTTCTTCGTTGGATGGGTTAGCAGGTTCTAAAG contains the following coding sequences:
- the LOC100882185 gene encoding uncharacterized protein LOC100882185 isoform X2, with product MTSMFEQQIKSEPMGFYSVASSRSDGSNSMVNLSDDREDLSQQEDHLQSQQQATLQLSQQQGQQQTQQSQQTQQSQQQQSQTVQQEVPSRQSTGQQTVKEGSRSKPQPCKVCGKVLSSASSYYVHMKLHSGNKPYHCTVCEASFCRKPYLEVHMRTHTGERPFQCELCLKRFTQKSSLNTHKRVHTGERPYACDICQKRFAVKSYVTAHRWSHVAEKPLVCDRCSLTFTSKSQFAIHIRTHTASTTYECNICGRTFVRDSYLIRHQNRVHRDMNQSSTNHNPPTPQSTGDGTPGTDFESPVCDLRYSEGPSSLDGLAGSKGGIAAEIASLAKQNNLQLPLPLLHPQTTN
- the LOC100882185 gene encoding uncharacterized protein LOC100882185 isoform X1, with protein sequence MQVDWYAGYEQLVKRNLTLLPQEEAAQQQEPQSQQLAQPQQTDIMTSMFEQQIKSEPMGFYSVASSRSDGSNSMVNLSDDREDLSQQEDHLQSQQQATLQLSQQQGQQQTQQSQQTQQSQQQQSQTVQQEVPSRQSTGQQTVKEGSRSKPQPCKVCGKVLSSASSYYVHMKLHSGNKPYHCTVCEASFCRKPYLEVHMRTHTGERPFQCELCLKRFTQKSSLNTHKRVHTGERPYACDICQKRFAVKSYVTAHRWSHVAEKPLVCDRCSLTFTSKSQFAIHIRTHTASTTYECNICGRTFVRDSYLIRHQNRVHRDMNQSSTNHNPPTPQSTGDGTPGTDFESPVCDLRYSEGPSSLDGLAGSKGGIAAEIASLAKQNNLQLPLPLLHPQTTN